In Chroogloeocystis siderophila 5.2 s.c.1, a single window of DNA contains:
- a CDS encoding DUF3641 domain-containing protein, with amino-acid sequence MKKHFGTCFNSLLTITNLPMGTKLYLEYRNLYEHYLHFLESRFNFRIVEYLMYCNKLLIDYLGNIYDYDFNQMTNIPAKTRDIIY; translated from the coding sequence TTGAAAAAACATTTTGGCACTTGCTTTAATAGCCTATTAACCATTACCAACTTACCGATGGGAACTAAGTTGTATTTAGAATATAGAAATTTGTATGAACATTATTTGCATTTTTTAGAGTCTCGTTTCAATTTCAGAATAGTTGAATATTTAATGTATTGCAATAAACTTTTAATTGATTATCTAGGTAATATTTACGATTATGATTTTAACCAAATGACAAATATTCCGGCAAAAACTCGCGACATAATATATTAA
- a CDS encoding methyltransferase domain-containing protein translates to MNLLFILEIFFILLLSAIALYIFTARRYQSSDSVANSYDQWTEDGILEFYWGEHIHLGHYGSPPRRKDFLTAKSDFVHEMVRWGGLDKFPPGTTVLDVGCGIGGSSRILARDYGFAVTGITISPQQVLRAKQLTPEELNVQFQIDDAMAMSFPDASFDVVWSIEAGPHMPDKAIFAKELMRVLKPGGLLVVADWNQRDARKKPLNFWEKPVMRQLLDQWSHPKFASIEEFAELLAATGFVEGEVVTADWTEPTLPSWLDSIWQGVVRPQGLVQFGLPGILKSLREVPTLLLMRLAFGTGLCRFGMFRAVRNNKVTANELLEVVDAKAIHH, encoded by the coding sequence ATGAATTTGTTATTTATCCTGGAAATTTTCTTTATTCTATTGCTAAGTGCGATCGCTCTCTATATATTCACCGCTCGTCGTTATCAATCGTCTGACTCAGTTGCCAACTCGTACGACCAATGGACTGAAGACGGAATTTTAGAGTTTTATTGGGGCGAACACATTCACTTAGGACATTATGGATCGCCACCGCGCCGTAAGGATTTTCTCACAGCTAAATCTGACTTTGTACATGAAATGGTGCGTTGGGGTGGTTTAGATAAGTTTCCTCCTGGGACAACTGTCCTAGATGTTGGCTGTGGTATCGGAGGTAGCAGCCGCATTTTGGCACGAGATTACGGATTTGCGGTCACTGGAATTACGATCAGCCCGCAACAAGTACTCCGCGCCAAGCAACTTACGCCCGAAGAACTGAATGTCCAGTTTCAGATAGATGATGCGATGGCGATGTCGTTTCCTGATGCTAGTTTTGATGTTGTTTGGTCAATTGAGGCAGGTCCGCATATGCCCGATAAAGCAATTTTTGCTAAAGAATTGATGCGAGTACTCAAGCCAGGGGGCTTGCTAGTTGTTGCGGATTGGAATCAACGCGATGCACGGAAGAAGCCACTCAATTTTTGGGAAAAACCCGTGATGCGGCAACTCTTAGATCAGTGGTCTCATCCTAAATTTGCCAGTATTGAAGAATTTGCTGAACTTTTGGCAGCAACGGGATTTGTAGAAGGCGAGGTTGTTACTGCTGATTGGACAGAACCAACGCTACCATCTTGGTTGGATTCGATTTGGCAAGGTGTGGTTCGACCTCAAGGTTTGGTTCAGTTTGGTTTACCAGGAATCCTCAAGTCGCTACGCGAAGTTCCGACTCTACTTCTGATGCGGTTAGCATTTGGCACAGGACTTTGCCGATTCGGAATGTTTCGCGCTGTCCGAAACAACAAGGTAACAGCAAATGAACTGCTAGAAGTAGTTGATGCGAAGGCAATTCATCATTAG